The following are from one region of the Salvia hispanica cultivar TCC Black 2014 chromosome 1, UniMelb_Shisp_WGS_1.0, whole genome shotgun sequence genome:
- the LOC125216389 gene encoding MTOR-associated protein MEAK7 has protein sequence MGNSGSSSDDPRYSAAARAFTPKGLEDLRSLHASLAAQSGTNAQYVSPDVFKAYIGIDGPFGDRIFDLVTHKRKDQRLTYEDLVIAKGTYEKGTKQEIEEFIFQLLDVSDDGIVGRSDLEVVLTSMFNNLFHEDGSELKQIEAFIDSANLTSDSMSLEDFQKWCAHVPAVRKYLGSLLKPSDSGTQIPKFLIPDNIDRGQILLTKEYAWHIGGALSHHDLEEWKLLYHSGVHGQSFNTFLGHMIKAPTVLVIKDKEGCIYGGYASQPWERHPDFYGDMKSFIFQLYPKAASFRPTGANHNIQWCAVGFSSESIPNGIGFGGKINHLGLFVSANFDQGHTFECTTFGSPSLSKTTRIYPETIECWGVVPAAGDDRPEGLKGTVLDRFKEDRHMLNMVGLANSSE, from the exons ATGGGCAACTCAGGATCATCCTCCGACGATCCCCGTTATTCCGCCGCTGCCAG AGCTTTCACTCCCAAGGGATTGGAAGATTTGAGATCGCTCCACGCATCGCTTGCTGCTCAGTCCGGAACTAATGCACAATACGTCTCTCCTGATGTTTTCAAG gCGTATATTGGCATCGATGGGCCTTTTGGGGATAGAATTTTCGATTTGGTGACACACAAACGGAAGGATCAAAGGCTTACTTATGAAGACCTCGTTATTGCTAAG GGGACATATGAGAAGGGGACTAAGCAGGAGATCGAAGAGTTCATTTTCCAACTACTAGATGTATCAGATGATGGTATAGTTGGAAG ATCTGATCTTGAAGTCGTCTTAACTTCAATGTTCAATAACCTTTTTCATGAAGATGGCTCCGAGCTTAAGCAAATTGAGGCTTTCATTGATTCTGCAAATCTTACTAGTGATAGCATGTCCCTCGAAGATTTCCAGAAATGGTGTGCCCATGTTCCAGCAGTCAGGAAATATCTGGGCAGTTTGTTAAAGCCATCTGATTCAG GTACTCAGATACCAAAGTTTCTTATTCCAGACAATATTGATCGTGGTCAAATCTTGTTAACAAAGGAATATGCTTGGCATATTGGTGGAGCACTCTCCCATCATGATTTAGAGGAGTGGAAACTTCTATATCACAGTGGCGTTCATGGACAAAGTTTCAACACATTTTTGGGCCATATGAT AAAAGCACCTACAGTATTGGTCATCAAAGATAAAGAAGGTTGCATCTATGGAGGCTATGCTTCTCAGCCATGGGAAAGACATCCTGACTTCTATGGGGATATGAAgtctttcatttttcaattataccCAAAAGCAGCAAGTTTCCGGCCAACTGGAGCCAACCATAATATACAATGG TGCGCTGTAGGTTTTAGTTCAGAGAGCATTCCTAATGGCATTGGTTTTGGAGGCAAAATAAACCATCTAGGCTTGTTCGTATCAGCAAATTTTGATCAGGGCCACACCTTTGAGTGCACTACATTTGGAAGCCCATCATTGTCCAAGACCACCCGAATATATCCAGAGACGATTGAATGCTGGGGTGTTGTTCCAGCGGCAGGAGATGATAGGCCTGAAGGTCTTAAAGGCACAGTGCTCGACAGGTTTAAGGAGGATCGTCATATGCTTAATATGGTCGGACTTGCAAATTCAAGCGAATAA
- the LOC125202554 gene encoding 40S ribosomal protein S17-like — MGRVRTKTVKKSSRQVIERYYAKMTLDFHTNKKILEEVAIIPSKRLRNKIAGFSTHLMKRIQKGPVRGISLKLQEEERERRMDFVPDESAIKVDRIEVDQETVDLLESLGMKDLPGVVLREEDGAIGGAPQVSYGRGGGARRY, encoded by the coding sequence ATGGGTCGCGTTCGCACTAAAACCGTGAAGAAATCATCCAGGCAGGTCATCGAGCGCTACTACGCCAAGATGACGCTCGATTTCCACACCAACAAGAAGATTCTGGAAGAGGTCGCCATCATCCCCTCGAAGCGCCTCCGCAACAAAATCGCTGGCTTCTCAACCCATCTGATGAAGCGGATCCAGAAGGGGCCGGTGCGCGGCATCTCGCTCAAGCTGCAGGAGGAGGAAAGGGAGCGCCGTATGGACTTTGTTCCCGACGAGTCGGCGATCAAGGTTGACCGCATTGAGGTCGACCAGGAGACTGTCGATTTGCTGGAGTCGCTTGGAATGAAGGATCTCCCAGGGGTCGTCCTCAGAGAGGAGGATGGGGCTATTGGTGGCGCGCCGCAAGTCAGCTACGGCCGCGGAGGTGGTGCCAGGCGTTATTGA